A genomic stretch from Setaria viridis chromosome 1, Setaria_viridis_v4.0, whole genome shotgun sequence includes:
- the LOC117838308 gene encoding ATP synthase delta chain, chloroplastic: MAALRLASFTLRPAAAAASHSSGAAAPRSSASFARAARGLPSLRLAPPRRRGDLARPRAAADAAAESYATALSEVAAENGTLEQTVSDLEKLEKIFADEAVAEFFDNPTVPREEKTQLIDEIAKSSELQPHVVNFLNVVVDNFRAAIVPQIVAEFENVYNALTGTEVATVTSVVQLESQDLAQIAQHVQKMTGAQNVRLKTQLNPELIAGFTVQYGRDGSNLIDMSVRKQIEEIASEFELPSVPLEV; this comes from the coding sequence ATGgccgcgctccgcctcgcctccttcaccctccgcccggccgccgccgcggcgtcccactcctccggcgcggcggcgccccggTCCTCCGCATCCTTCGCCCGCGCGGCGCGGGGGCTCCCCTCGCTCCGCCTGgcaccgccccgccgccgcggggaccTCGCCAggccccgcgccgcggccgacgccgcggccgagAGCTACGCGACCGCGCTGTCCGAGGTGGCCGCCGAGAACGGCACACTGGAGCAGACGGTATCCGACCTCGAGAAGCTGGAGAAGATCTTCGCCGACGAGGCCGTCGCCGAGTTCTTCGACAACCCCACCGTGCCCCGCGAGGAGAAGACCCAGCTCATCGACGAGATCGCCAAGTCGTCCGAGCTGCAGCCCCACGTCGTCAACTTCCTCAACGTCGTCGTCGACAACTTCCGCGCGGCCATCGTGCCGCAGATCGTCGCCGAGTTCGAGAACGTCTACAACGCGCTCACGGGCACCGAGGTCGCCACCGTCACCTCCGTCGTGCAGCTCGAGTCGCAGGACCTCGCGCAGATCGCGCAGCACGTGCAGAAGATGACCGGCGCGCAGAACGTCCGCCTCAAGACGCAGCTCAACCCGGAGCTCATCGCCGGCTTCACCGTGCAGTACGGGCGCGACGGCTCCAACCTCATCGACATGAGCGTCCGGAAGCAGATTGAGGAGATCGCGTCAGAGTTCGAGTTGCCCTCCGTCCCTCTCGAAGTCTGA
- the LOC117838319 gene encoding pentatricopeptide repeat-containing protein PPR5, chloroplastic, whose amino-acid sequence MLAYSSTSKPWLQLHPPSPSQGAGAAAAAARLVALAARSKRRGAGAAAAEGVDEAAEAAELVRSLLRRTGGGKERLVPVLDRHVRVVRTEHCFLLFEELGRRDGWLQCLEVFRWMQKQRWYVADNGIYSKLISVMGRKGQIRMAMWLFSQMRNSGCKPDTSVYNSLIGAHLHSRDKSKALAKALGYFEKMKSIERCQPTIVTYNILLRAFAQAGDTKQVDILFKDLDESIVSPDIYTYNGVIDAYGKNGMIKDMESVLQRMKSKQCRPDVITFNILIDSYGRKQTFDKMEQVFKSLLRSKERPTHPTFNSMITNYGKARLREKAESVLEKMEEMGFKPNYVTQECLIMMYAHCDCVSRARQIFDELVTSQNKVHLSSLNAMLDAYCMNGLHSEADRLLDTALQKGVVPSGSTYKLLYKAYTKANDTVLVQKLLKRMNKQGIVPNKKFFLDALEAFGTSERKPRTSSATNSASKPSSDSAGDSQTVDSNKPGDSETVNSNKPKVSVLQVAAT is encoded by the exons ATGCTTGCCTACTCGAGCACATCGAAACCATGGCTGCAGCTCCACCCGCCGTCCCCGAGCCaaggcgcgggcgccgccgctgcggccgcgCGCCTTGTGGCGCTGGCGGCCAGGAGCAAGCggcggggcgcgggcgccgcggcggcggaaggggtGGACGAGGCGGCTGAGGCGGCGGAGCTGGTGCGCTCGCTGCTGCGGAGGACGGGAGGTGGCAAGGAGCGGCTGGTGCCGGTGCTGGACCGGCACGTGCGGGTGGTCCGCACCGAGCACTGCTTCCTCCTCTTCGAGGAgctcggccgccgcgacggctgGCTCCAGTGTCTCGAG GTTTTCAGATGGATGCAGAAACAAAGGTGGTATGTTGCTGACAATGGCATCTACTCCAAGTTGATATCTGTAATGGGAAGGAAAGGCCAGATACGTATGGCAATGTGGCTGTTCTCTCAGATGCGGAACAGCGGGTGCAAACCTGACACTTCTGTGTATAACTCTCTTATCGGTGCGCACCTTCATTCACGAGACAAGAGTAAGGCTTTGGCGAAAGCTCTTGGCTATTTTGAGAAGATGAAATCTATAGAGAGATGCCAACCAACGATTGTGACATACAACATCCTTTTAAGAGCTTTTGCTCAGGCTGGTGACACGAAGCAGGTAGACATCTTGTTCAAGGATCTGGATGAAAGTATAGTCTCTCCTGATATATACACTTATAATGGAGTGATTGATGCATATGGGAAGAATGGCATGATAAAAGACATGGAATCTGTGTTGCAGCGTATGAAAAGCAAGCAATGCCGTCCAGATGTGATCACATTCAATATACTCATAGATTCATATGGACGAAAGCAGACATTCGACAAAATGGAGCAGGTGTTCAAGAGCCTACTGCGATCAAAGGAGAGGCCTACCCACCCAACGTTTAATTCCATGATAACAAATTACGGGAAAGCAAGGCTCAGAGAGAAAGCGGAATCTGTGCTTGAGAAGATGGAGGAAATGGGATTCAAACCAAACTATGTGACGCAGGAATGCCTCATCATGATGTACGCACATTGCGATTGTGTCTCAAGGGCCCGGCAGATATTTGATGAGCTTGTGACCTCACAAAACAAAGTGCACCTGTCATCATTGAACGCAATGCTTGATGCCTACTGCATGAACGGTTTGCACTCGGAAGCAGATCGGCTGTTGGATACTGCACTTCAGAAAGGTGTTGTGCCCAGTGGTTCCACATACAAGCTGCTCTACAAGGCCTACACCAAGGCAAACGATACGGTACTTGTGCAGAAGTTGCTTAAGAGAATGAATAAGCAGGGGATCGTTCCGAATAAAAAGTTCTTCCTGGACGCTTTGGAAGCATTTGGCACCTCTGAGAGGAAACCCAGGACATCATCAGCCACAAATTCTGCAAGCAAGCCAAGTTCAGATTCTGCAGGCGATTCACAGACAGTTGATTCTAACAAACCAGGCGATTCAGAAACAGTTAATTCTAACAAGCCAAAGGTAAGTGTTTTGCAAGTAGCTGCTACATAG